CTTACTTCAAGTCAGATAAATCATCTCTAGCCTAaatcaagaaaaaagaaaattaaaaagaaaaagggaatcTTAGCCACTTCCAACCAGATCACGGTTTGGAGAACCCAAGATTTTGAAGCCCATGTCTTGGTTTATGATGCACAGCATCAGTACAGATAGAACAGCATCAGTACAGATAGAACCGCTCTGCTTGGTTACGCATCATCATTATCATTCTGCAACAGACCTTATGGCGCTGTAACCGCACTGTAATGCCTCAAGCATAATGGAACAATGCAGTGTGAATTCTTTTTAGGGATGAAGTATCATCTCGTGCCGTCATGTAACAGCCTTGTTACCATTTGATAGTTATGCAACGGACATTATGGCTGTTATGCCTTTAATACCATGGCTATGGTCATACTTCAATTATCAAATTTATCAACTTTGGTGACTCCTTTTCTGTTGGGCccatatgaaaatgtaaaaaaaatctCCACTATTAGATTGGAAGTTCATCTCATGCACAGTCCACTAATCAAATTTTGGGGACATTAGTATATCTAGATTGCAAAAAATCTACCTCATGCCTAAACGAACAAGTACTTCCAAAAAAAGACAGATAACAAAACACAATGCATGGACGCAAATATGCAATCATGTAATTTTCACCTCGACTGCTTTTAAGAGAGAACATAAGCAATAAGATGCAGACACAAGGATCAAGAACTTTCTAAAGTTCTTATTTCTTACCCTTTTTTCACCCAAGAAACTCAACTCTGCACAACATAATTTCATTCAAAACACAGGAAGACGTGAAAACAAAGTTGCGTTTTAGATACTTCTAGTAGCATGCTTCAGGGTCATGACACTAAAAATGAAAAAGTAGGAATTTAAGGGTTTCACATGAAGGAATACCTTTAGTCTGCGAGGTAAGCTGGTCCAAAAATCCAAGTTTGGAATAACctaaaaacaaaggaaaaaacaaTAGAGTCAAACATACATCCACAAATATCAAGACAGCCAGCAAATCTAGGCTATGATTAGCCCAGGGGACATGTGTTCACCCAATTTAGTTTTAAAACTGACAAATGAAATTAATAATCCatgatataaaaaataaaaaaaggtagAGAGTTAATTTAAAATTGAGCAGTCTAGAAGAATTTAGCGAGAAATATTAACAAAGCCATTTATCCCAAGTAAGAGGCACCAGCGACAAGCCTATAGCTCTAGGCTAAAATATGGTTATGAATCAAAGATTGTATCCAATTTTTCATCCATTATTTTATAAATCATCCAGCTTTCCTATCAATAAAACAATGTCTTGTTGTTACTACTCAATATTCAAAATCATCACTGCACAGATTAATTTCTGCCACTTAACCTCTTCTAGATCCACCAGTAGACCACAGATCAATACCTTTTGTCAATGTCTCAACTTCTAAAGATTTAAGCCTTCCTCTTAACTCTCTTCAAATTTACGAATCTAACATCCCACAGATAAACTCTACTTATCCCAAAACATTTTAGCACTCAAAGCATATGTGAGAGAACCCAAGGCACAGAACTAGCAGCGCCTGGTAGCATTTTGTTGCTGGACAAAAGAAAGGAGGTCTTGCTGCACAAAGAGCAGTGGTGAACAGCCTCTGGCAGGCCTCTAGCCTGGAAGTAAACAGGATCCTAAATTGAGACAGTCAAACATAGGAAAAAGCACTTGGTGAGCCGTGCTGGAAGAAATTTGATAGAAAGAGAATCGCATTAACATAAAATATAAGAAAGTAAAAGGATGGGAGGGTAAGACATCctcttaaaagaaattaaagcaattacAGTAAGGCGCCCTGCAATCACTCTGGAGATCAGACAGCAATACTCcccgaaaaaaataataataataaataaataaataaaatccaaGGAGCAAACACAAAAGGAAGCAAGGAAAACAACTCTATTCCATAAAAGGCAAGAGGAAGTTGATTAGCCATTAAAAGTACTTGTGTTTCATCCACAAAGTCCAAACCATAAGGCCAGCCCTTTCTTGCTCCTCCCAAAACCTCTGTATGGCACCAACAAGAAAGTGTCAATAGTCCGAGATAGCACCAATGTctaatgaaaaaaatgaaaacaaaaggaCCCAAAGTCACCTAGCCACTCGACAATAAAGAAACAAGTGGTCAGTAGTTTTACTTGGCTCAAAACACAGAAAACAGATAACCAGGCTAATAGCTTTATAAGGTCTCCTCAACTGCAACAATTATTGGTATTAAGCCTATAAAGAACCATAGTCCACATGCTGGAAGAAAATTATCATGCACAGTGAAAATGGAAGAATTCAGCAGCACCAGTCCACCAGCTGGGTATGAAGGAAGTTCATCACACATGGATGTCAAAAGAAAAAATGGATTGACTGATATATGAAGGATTGTTAAGAAGTATTGGGCTGGCTTAAGCTTGTGAATTGAATGTTAGCACTTACAAGTAAGTTATAACTTATTCAATGCTTCAAAATTAGGACAGAATATTTACAAATAGAATTAGAGCCAGATCTCTGCTAGTAGTGCAGCTCGGGGGAAAGAAAAGCAAGAATGTGAAGCTCCTATGAAGCCTTGAAGCAAAGAAGTAACAGCGCGATATGGGATCACATAGTCGGGTGAAGGAAAAAAGGTCTCTTTATATGAGGGGTGGCACTGCCTGTGACACACCCTAGCCTATGTGTGAGTAGGACTCCAGTTGGGAACATAATTGAACATCGAAGAAGAAAGCTAGTCAGCCCACATTAGAAGAAAATTGGAGTAACAAAGAATAATCAGAAGGATACCAGTCCATGCAGAAAATTGATAGAATGAACATGAAGAAGGGGGAGAGAAAACTGGATCATTGTGTACAGAACTGTTGAATAAGTTAACGAGTAACTTGAGCTTAAGTTTCTAGCTTGGCAGGGTTACAATGTCTCCATAGGATAAAGTTGCCTAATATGACCTAGGCAACCAGTTGCATCCAATCTTGAAAGATATTCTAATCCCTCAGTCCTCAACCAGGTAGAGATTGATCATTGGTCAACATCTGGTACAAGTTAGATGATCTATTGGTCATATCATCAGAACAATCATCATCCTCAGCGCCCAAGCTTTCTGAAGAATCATATGTTATGTCATGGAAAGCTTCCCTTTCTACTGCATTGTCCATGAGAATAGCAACTCAATATCTGCATCAGGAAGATCTTTGATCTGGCCAAATGAAAACCTAGTTTTTATTGATATCCCTCTTCAGACATTGTTTCGCAGAATGACCTTCCTTCCTACAAATGTAGAATTGACCAGCTTTCAAAGCCTCCAATTCTTCTTTCCTCTGATAATCTCCACATTCAACATTTAGGGAACGCAGAATTTTTTAATCACGACTTCTTTCTGGAGAAAATCTTCTTTGTCTTCTTGAGCTCACACTGGCAGAAAGAATTTTCCTTATTCAAGCTGAAGGTCAGGATGATCACAAGCTGATGCAAGAATTTTTTTCGAGCCGCTCtaaaattttctgaaaattgcAGAGCTTTTCTAAAGCTGCAAGAGAATTTTTATACAGTTCTCTGAGATTATGGAGGGGAATATTCTTGTATTGAAGTTGCCTCATGATTGCCAAGAGGTCCGGGTCTAGAATTCAAGTAAGCCTGGTTCAAATTGACATCATGAATCCCATTTAGGGAATAGAATCGCTTGGATATAAATCCTTAATGCTCCTCCAAACCTTTTCTTTGAAAAGAAAAACACTTCATGCTCAGTTAATCCTTGCCAACTTGAGTGGTGCAATCATCCCAGGTACCTAAGAACTTATTATGGGTATGAATTGTTAAGGCATCAACATCATGAACCTTTTCAGTTTGCACCTGTCTATGCATGTTTAATGCAATCCACCAGTTCCTGAATCCGCCATGAAACTTCACAAAAAATTTATCAACACTGAGCCAAGTGGATCCAGCTTACAAAAAGTTCCACTGTACACCAGATATGCATTTTGCAGCAGTGCCAACTACGCATGATTTTAGCAAGCTGTGCACAATGTGATCAATAGAGGTTTCTATTGGTTATGTGGACCTCATAATTATGTAAACCATTTTTGTTACTAATCTGGCAGGGAGAAATCCATTGGTGTCGATCATTGACAATGACAAAATCATTCATTAACATTAGTTTCTATTCAGCACATAGTTCATTTGATGGGAACTTTTTTAGAACATTGAATTGTAGATTGTAGTCACCAAAAACTCGATTATATGCCACAAGAGCCCACGACAAAACAATTAGATGAATAAACAAACTAAAATGCATAACTTGCACTAAGCAACATATAAATGGAAAAATTCAAGTGCAACAGAAAGAAATTCAGCTTGAGTGAGAAAGCATACATCTATACCACGAACTCCAAGGGCAAAAAACCGATAAACTGTACCAGCCAGCAGATAAGCACCAAAGAGACAAAAGAATCTGAAAGCCAGAACAATCAGCCAACCTTTACTACTTCTTCATGATGTAGCAGCAAGGCAATTGAATAGTGTTTTTTAAACATGCCAACTGGCCAGGGAAAATGAATAAAACCCTTACATAACCATGAGGGTGCCAAACCAGCCCCATCCTTTCCCACGAATTGACACTATCTCTGCACAACCAGAGGGATGCCTTAGCTCCGTAGACTGCAGAGAACAAAATGTTAACATGAAGAACGGTAAATAACAGATGCAAAGCAATAAAGTTGATTTTCTTATGAAATGACACaggtcaaagaaaaaaaaaaaaagattgatcaaagaaaataaaaatactgCTAAGCAATCATGACCTTTATTAAGTTAAATTTGAGAAATCCATTGTGCTCTATAAATTTAAATAGCCTCTCTATTTATTCTAAATGTCACCGCCTGTTTGTCCACCCCTTCTACGTGCACTAACATGGCAACAAACATGAACAACACACTAGTCACAGCACATCATCCTTTCATTTCAAAATTGAGATTCAGAGCAAGGAAATATTCATAGCATGGACCAAGAATCTACATCCAAATATGTAAAACATATCAAAAGGATCAATTAAAGTAAAAGAGATACCCATATGTTAGACGCATTAGAGCCAAAGGCGCCTTTGAAGTAAGTAATAAcagataattaaaaaaaaaatcgcaCAATCTCAGGTGTTGAACTGGCAAATGAAATCCTGAGCGTTTATTTAGTAGCTACAGCATTAGCAAACCCTATATCACCAACTCACTATAGAAGTTGGAAAAATAAGCCATTACTCCTCAAGGTAATGGCCTACAATGTAGAATGGATTAGTGCATGTGAGAAAAAATTGTAGCTACTCTTCCATTGATCCAGAAGATTAAGAATAGAATTCAAAGTTCAGAAAAGAACAACTTAGAAGCCAAGACTGGCCTGGGAGAAGAACCAGGTTTGAACAATCTGTCCTTCCAAATGGTAAGGACACAAGCAGTCCTTTTAATAGAAATATGATGCGAGGATAATAACACAAAAAggagatatatttatttataatgtTTCGATGGGGAAATATCTAAAGAAATTTTGCATGAAAAGCATACAAAACGAAAAACTCTTGCCATGAAGTACAATACCAAACCTTGAAAATGTGTTTGCACGTGGCTATGTGCGTGTGCAAGCACATGACTAGACAAGCACAAACATACATGAGATTGTTTGTGCATCTAAAACATATAGCATCAGGAGAAGAGAGATTTTCTAAAAGTTCGAAACACTCACATAATCACAGCCCCCGATTTTTTTGAATGAATTTGGTCCCTGCAACacaggaaataaaagaaaaacaagtGCCAGAGATAAGATATTAAGTATCGACCAACAACAGTAAATAATTAGCCTTTTAACAattcacaaaaacaaaaaaaaaaaaaaaaagccaaaaaaaaaaaaaagtaaagaaaagcCCCTCACCTTAACTCTTTTTGAATCACAGACAACAGACACAGAGAGTGAGCAGTTAAGTGCCGAGCCACTACTTGACATCTTAATGGTGACACCAATGTGGGGATTCCTTTTATCTGCCACATTCATGtccaaaaaaattaggaaaaaaaagagGAAATATTATTGTATCACACCAGGGAAAATACTTGATTGCATTTCCATTCTTTAATCaggaagagaaggaaaaaaaCTATGGCATTATAAAGTCTTACCAATGAGATCAATATCCATGTTTGAGGCATGTCCAATAGTGGTACATACATGATAACcttcatacaacacaaaattttaattagaaattattGTCTACTTTAACCTATTGCAGGTTCCAAATCTGATAAAAGAAGCCATTGTCAGACTCTGTTTTCACATTGAAGTCAGAAGGCAAACAGCTGGAACAATTCAGGTGAGAGTTATATTTACATCAGTTCATTGGTTTCATAATTTTTCACGAAACTGAGCAACCCCTGCCCCCAACTCTACCAGGTTACACAACCGCTCAGTGGTGGATCTTGTAAATTTAAACACAAATCTTACCCTAACGTACCATCCAAAAAGGGACAGCTTAACAGTTAACACATCAACAAGAATGGATTTAGTTAACTCCTGTACTTCAgttattatttttccttttgtaaCATGAAATGAGTTCTTTCCAGTTTTGGCAAGGAAAAGGCTACCTAGGATCCAAATCAAACTAACATTCCCTAAATAGTGTCTGAGCCATCACAATTAAGCAAATAATTAACAAATCAGTCCAGTACTAGTCATTTTGTCCAGCACTTTGAGGAGAGGTATTCATGCAATAACATCTCCATATACATTATCTGTTCGATGTGCTACTGGTcaatttagtcatttagcattattccATGTGTTATTGCTGTGTTAGTGAGCGTGAGTTAGTG
This region of Malania oleifera isolate guangnan ecotype guangnan chromosome 10, ASM2987363v1, whole genome shotgun sequence genomic DNA includes:
- the LOC131166292 gene encoding uncharacterized protein LOC131166292: MITGGDSLKLLFLLPILHQLILHSASAICELGVVDRNRLYNYTLASPTRNFPHGVLSEDGFYRVAVNGSVLWFQLCDRMIFNHDPPKCVECLDCGGPSRCGMGCSALVSNNIGGYHVCTTIGHASNMDIDLIDKRNPHIGVTIKMSSSGSALNCSLSVSVVCDSKRVKGPNSFKKIGGCDYSTELRHPSGCAEIVSIRGKGWGWFGTLMVIFFCLFGAYLLAGTVYRFFALGVRGIDVIPNLDFWTSLPRRLKSLFISLVRKFRGPSQGYRTSYSPVNF